ATAAGATAATTATATTCAAAATGAGTATGAATGAAGCGATGACAATGGTGGTTTGAGTACAATGTGTAGAGCAGCCTAGGCAAATCATGAGCAACATTGCAACTATAAAAATGACAAGGATTGTAtgacagatttttttttattacctgaCGAAGGAATCCCTCTAGAGTTCCTAGCTTTCCCATGGCCATGGCCATTTGACCCATATAGTTCGCCACGTTCCCAGACGAACCTGATGAGCCAGGGTTGCCATTAGCCAAGGTTTCTGCCAGTGATTGCTGCAGCGCTTCCATCCCTTGTGAGAGAGCATCTTCTGCCTGCTGAGAAGATTGTTGCAAGTTGTAAATGCCCATTAGCTGTTGCTCAGTTAGAGGCTCCAGTTGATTCACAAGAAGCTGCACCAGTTTCAACCAAATTCCATTCAGTTCACATAAGAAACCACATGATCACCAccttttttgtgttaaaattaTTAGAGAACATCCAAGAAGGGTATGATATGTTTGGATTTTGAGAAATGGTGTGGAGTGGAATTTGCTGTCGCTACATTTACCATTTCCTCACACAATCTCATCACCGGGGCATGTACATAAAAGATGGGAGGAAAGTTTTCACTCATCATACACGACAATGGTATAATCAAGAATTCCAATATGAGATGCATCATTCTCATAGCTAGATTACACAACTCTAATAGCAAAATATAGTTAACAAGCCACATCTTAGCAGAGccagaaaaaaaagggggggagaACATAAAGCAAAGGCTATGGCAAGACAGCACCCACCTTGAGGAGTTCAGATGAGCGAAAGCCACCTATCCACATGAAACAACGCTCTGCTGGTGTCTTCCACATCCCTGATAGGATGTGGAAAACATCAGCTTTTGCAGCAGTGCCTTTCAGCCTGAAAACATCACTGAAGTGTGAAGCAACATTGTCGACAATAGTACGAAGTTCAGTATCTCCTGCATGCGAATTGACTGCAGCCCTCAGCTCACTTATTTGCCTGTTATGTTCTTCTAGCCACCGTGCATACTCTGCATCAAATGCCAAGGCACCTGTAGAACAACGTGATCGACAGGATTTGTATTAAAGATCTACAGAGCCAAGACTGTTTCTACCATTGTATATCTGTGCAGTGGAATAAATTGGAATCAGTAGCACCAAGCAATGAAGACAGGGCACATATATGAATCACAATAGAATAATAATGGAGAGAATGGAAGAGTAAAGCTCCAACAATATCCAAATCACACAAGAAGATTGTGGCTAAAGAATCAAAAGGATGCTCAAGCCCAACCTCCAGCTGGCAGGCCAAACTATATTCGACTCCCACAGCACAAGGTGTTTAATTTGCAATTTGTGACAATAACTAAACAAAAGCATCCCATAAAGATTGTCATGAGCACTAAACAAACAACCCAGAGCTGTTGAAGCAGGAGGAAAGTGTGATGATGGGATGGCAATTATGATTCGCGGAATGCAATTCTATGTGAAACATTGTTTACAGTAGACATCCATTCATAAACAACAAATATAGGGGACAGCGATTGGAATACAACACTTCTCTCACTCACAAAGCATATTTCTTCTGAACTTCAGAATACTGTGCATCTCCAAGGAAAATGTTAATTGCTTGTGTTTTATGGTCAGCAATCAGATCCCATCATGAAAAGTCCTCCAACTTTATCAAGTAGCAAATTAAAGAAGCACCACAATCAGGGCTACAGTTTATCCCATACAAAAGCCGGACACTGTTTATTGCAACCATGGAGCAAATTTGTCAACCATAATGTCATTGTAGAAATCAGTAACTCAACACAATAACATAACGCTCACTTCCTCCAACTTTTCCAAGTAGCAAATATAACAAGCACCACAATGAGGGCTACAATTTATTCCATACAAATGCTGGACACCATTTATTGCAACCATGGAGCAAATTTGTCAATCCTAGTGTCATAGTAGAAATCAGTATCTCAACACACTAGTGTAATGCTCGCTTGATTAACCACAACATATTGAAAACAAACCATCTTTACCATGATCAATTCTGCATCTCCAcacaaaatacaaatcaaacaAATGAGAGGTAATTATGTACCATTTCCACTCATTGAATGGGTTTGGTCTCCTGAGCTTGAAATGAAAATTCCCTGCAGTCaagaaatttaaatacaaaatataagaCACAATAGGTAATCCTGCCAAAATAAgacagaaaaggaaaacaataaaaaacaaacctgtTGCCGGGCTTTCTGGAGCTCTTGCTCAAGTTGAGTCAGCTTCAGCCGGCTGCTCTCCAGTTGTTGTACATATGcctgaaaaggagaaaagaaagacaacaaattcCATGAAGAATGCATAGAACTGTTTAAAATTGAAACTCATAACAAATATAGACCTATCCTTTGCACTCGCAGCTTTCCTAAATAATAGCAAAGGATTGTGGGAAATAACAACAAAAGATCACACAGGACATACTTTTTTCCTTAATCGGCTTTTTCTGGCAGCTTCACGATTTTGAGCAAGCCTTCTTAAAGTCTGCAtgacaataattaaaagaaaaacaaatgaatatgTCATAATGTTGGGTGGTGGTTATGTAAACAAAACCAGCTGCATATATGCAACCTTCTGATCCCCTGCTCTTTCCTTTGACTTGTCACTGGAATCGGATGCTGCTATTACAGCTGATTGTCCTCTCTCAAACTGCAAAGGAAATTACTAAATTGTCACCCACAACAGACCAACAGCCTACATTCTACCAGGAAACACAATTTCCTTTTCACGAGAAGGAAacatttagagagagagagagagagagagagggagagagaaaggagTGAGATGCATAGATCAATGAACTTTTGCAAAACTGAGAATACGCTGCATGGCAAAGTAAGAGACATcaccctttgatttttttcatctgTGTCATCTGTTGAGGTATCAGTTCTAGGACTGGCTTCTGCCATATTGGTCTCTCCCCAATTCTCAGGATGGTTGCTGTGTGTAGAAACTGGATATACTTGCAGTTCTTTTTGCAATGGTAATGTCTGGGACCCCACAATGGCAGCTGATAGATTTATATCTGAGGATGCAAGGGACTGAATTCCAAGATATgaggaaagggaaaaaatctCCATTAACTTCGACGCCATCATCAATATAAAAGTCAAAGAAACATGGAGGGAAGATAAAGGCTCACCTTATTTAAAGCGCCAAACTGGACATCAGCACCTATTGCCTGGCTGCtagattttaattgattaaagatAGAATCTGAAAGACGAAATAAATGACTAAGGATACAAGGTGCATAAAactatatcaatattaaaaaaaaaaaaattgatagatcAAGAACATCATCACATAGTAGTGAACTATATCAATATCATAAAACTATGCTCAATGGATCTTGCTGCAAACTGAAATCATCTGGTTTGCAATCTACCTACAACATCATGCAAGGATGTGTTGACGATGTTTCATCTAGAAGATAACCAAATAAAAGATTAATGCTTTAAGTAATGTAGTGAAGAAAAGATGTTATAGAGAAAATGGACCCATGTTGAGAACACTATCCGAAAATCCGTTCTAGAAGATGATGTTTAAGCAACTGACAGATTGACTGTAAGCCCAAATAGAAGACCGGGGATAACAATCAAGTGCCTCCTGAGCTACAATAGTTGATTAAAAGGTATAATGCATGATTTAGTGGAAATTAGATATGCCATGATACAAGGTAAAATGGTTAACAGAAACCAAAGATGTGCAAACAAAATTGAACATCTACGGATCGTCAATacagagaaggaaagaaagctgCTTCTGACAGAAGTCAAGATTTCAACTACATACTTCTGCTAAGATCAACAGCATCATCTATGCGAAACCCAAGAGATTGCTCAAATGTGGCAAAGTCTGAAACTCGAGAAGGATGAATGTTATTTGCTTCTGTGCCACTGAAACatataacatcaaaatcatgagTACCAAGAATAACTATACAGAAAGCAAGGCAAAGCTGTCCCAAAAAATTTAGCCTCGGCAGAATTTATAGACAGCAACACCTCAAGTAAACCTTTCTAATCTAACCAACACAATGTAAATTCTAAAGAACATAACTCCATAAAcctaaataatcaaaaaatgaaagtaatcaaccacatgaagaaaaaaatggaggggaaaaatataataatccaGCAAAGAAAGGTAAGAAAAGAGGAGTCACCAAAAGATACTTCACCTACTAAATACCCCCATCATCcctggaaaaaaagaagaaaaagaagatgttCCATCACGTAAATGTTTCTTTCTAAACTTTTGAGACTTAAACATGTTTCCCTTGCTCTGTACAATGGTGAAATATCAGGCTTCAACCACAACGATGCACGCTCAAGTCAACCACAAAAACACTAAAAGTGTAGAATTCTCTCCAAAATTCCTCCCTTCTAGGACCAGACTTCAGTGGAACAACAACATGCAGCCACTTTAAAATATGATGTTTGAAGACCATAACACAGTTGCAAATATCTAATACAATTGCAGGGCTTCACCAGTGATCATGCAATGGGGCCAAATTTAACTCCTTCGCAATCCTTTCTGATAACAACAAAACAGCCTCACAATACCTATACTATCAAACAGAACCTCACACAATTATATAAACACGCACCTCATGCCATTGTCTACAATCTTTTTTAAAGAGAACAATAGTCACTCCAAGTCTCACAACGTTTTCGTCTAAGAGCATCAAAGGGCTACCTTAGGTTCCATTAAATGTTCAAAAAATGTGCATATATTATGATGcagttagtaaaaaaaatttaagacttGAGTTTCTTCTCACAATTTTTTTCCAGGGAaccaataaaacaataaaatgttCCACATTTAAACTTTCAACTGCAAACAAATGATTTCTTGTGAATTAGCAGGAAGCAATTTCAACTGCACACAATGATTTGTCGCCAATTAGCAGGAAGCGATCACTCAAATTACAGTCTATATTACTTCACAAGAGTAATCACAGCAACGCAGAAACAGACAGCCAACCATGATAAAATCCAAACTtacaataaaatcaacaaaaatcttAGAAATAAAAGTATAATTTAGCCAGATAACTTACAACCACAACAGGAAGAATTACTTGTGCAATTCAAactgataaagaaaaaattgaacagAAAACAACTCACATGGGATTAGAAGTGGATAGCTGAGGTACATAGCTTGGCATCTCGGTCAcagctttattattattattattattattattattattattattattattattattatgcgtTCTACTCCCCAtgaatcatcatcaacacaaccaccaccaccacaaacaCCAATCTTTTGTAAGAACCAAACAGACCCTTCTCAAAATTAACCAAACCCAGAATCCAAACACTTctacacaaaaataaaagaaaacctaATCCTTCAATTACACGTAAAGCACCAACCGTTACCAAGCACTCAAGACCAGAACAAGAAAACAACACCCCTCTATCCAAACACAACCCAAGACGGGAAATTCAAGCTCAAACACAAAACAGCATCTGTGAGACACCAAGGTTGTTCTCTACTCACAAAGCTACAAGCaccaaaaattgaaaaaacaaagtaaGGCCTTAAACTTTATTcgagcaagaaaaaaaaccccaaaacaagaaaaataattatcagtGCTAAAAAACTGAATTAAGACTAATTAAGCAAAACCCAGATGGTGGAATGAAGAGAAGAGTTCAAAGAAAAACCCTAACCAGAAACACAGTCTTGTAGAAGATAAATACTCCAAacttttttgacttttttttaattgtacagAGCATATATATACCATACAAAATAGTATAtacagaaaatatatatatctatattaaaAGGTCGCTCCGTGTTCTGTGCAATGAACCCTTGGTTCTTTCTTTCCTCTCACTCTCTGTATTAATAGAGTAAACAATTTTTTGTCTTCAAAGACTCAACCTTTGAATTTTaagttctttatttatttatatatattcattatttACCACCTTTGGTAAGAGATAGTGGAGGAAACGTGACGTTCAGATTATTCCAATCTGCCCCTTCTGTCTTTTTCTATATTTACTGTTATACTATCaatactttctttttcttacttTGATTTTTCGAAGCTCCTTTTCATTCCATTGTTCTTGGTATTCTTTAAGAGTtttgaaaacaatgaaaataaaattgatatattcttaattttttttattttaaaaacataaaaactcattttaaaattatcgtaaataaatttattttatatatttactttttgtacagatatatttttatctattatataTCTGTTTTTCTCTTGGACATTAACAAAATGCAATCTAAGGAATCTTAAAGATCATGCAGGTTAAATTCTATGAAAAACTATTCATTTAaaacgaaaaataaaaaatgcgtAATTGTTATCTATAAATTAAGTTGGGTTTGTTTGGAATCAGGCAAGAATCATCGCTGCAGAAATATATGAAGCGGGCATTGAATCTTTGTCCTAATTTAGTAAAGAGCACGAAatcttattcctttttttttttttttttactctttaggATACCTCAAAGATTCTTAATTAAGCGACAGTCTAGTAGATTGTTTTCCATGATCCCATGAATATGTCTGATTTTATCtatgattaataaaaatcatgaatcaaaAGGGTTTAACTGTAATTTACTAATATTCTCCAGACAGCCAGGTCAACTTTCAGGGGTTGGACAAGGATCCAAAACTCTTGAATGCGGCGACTTTAGAACAGCAACGAAACATCATGGCAAGCTTCTCATCTTCATATTTTCAATAATTGTAATCGTACTTATTGAATTCAATTTGAGGGGTTGATTTCTGggctctgtttttttaaaattatttaaaaaaattaattcgattaaatttaaataattcatcGAGTCATTCCATGAGCTAGACGATATTCGATC
The Populus nigra chromosome 3, ddPopNigr1.1, whole genome shotgun sequence genome window above contains:
- the LOC133689538 gene encoding transcription factor TGA2.3-like isoform X1; protein product: MGSRTHNNNNNNNNNNNNNNNNKAVTEMPSYVPQLSTSNPIGTEANNIHPSRVSDFATFEQSLGFRIDDAVDLSRNSIFNQLKSSSQAIGADVQFGALNKSLASSDINLSAAIVGSQTLPLQKELQVYPVSTHSNHPENWGETNMAEASPRTDTSTDDTDEKNQRFERGQSAVIAASDSSDKSKERAGDQKTLRRLAQNREAARKSRLRKKAYVQQLESSRLKLTQLEQELQKARQQGIFISSSGDQTHSMSGNGALAFDAEYARWLEEHNRQISELRAAVNSHAGDTELRTIVDNVASHFSDVFRLKGTAAKADVFHILSGMWKTPAERCFMWIGGFRSSELLKLLVNQLEPLTEQQLMGIYNLQQSSQQAEDALSQGMEALQQSLAETLANGNPGSSGSSGNVANYMGQMAMAMGKLGTLEGFLRQADNLRQQTLEQMHRILTTRQSARALLAIHDYFSRLRALSSLWLARPQE
- the LOC133689538 gene encoding transcription factor TGA2.3-like isoform X2 encodes the protein MVYICSVQLKKSQKSLEYLSSTRLCFCGTEANNIHPSRVSDFATFEQSLGFRIDDAVDLSRNSIFNQLKSSSQAIGADVQFGALNKSLASSDINLSAAIVGSQTLPLQKELQVYPVSTHSNHPENWGETNMAEASPRTDTSTDDTDEKNQRFERGQSAVIAASDSSDKSKERAGDQKTLRRLAQNREAARKSRLRKKAYVQQLESSRLKLTQLEQELQKARQQGIFISSSGDQTHSMSGNGALAFDAEYARWLEEHNRQISELRAAVNSHAGDTELRTIVDNVASHFSDVFRLKGTAAKADVFHILSGMWKTPAERCFMWIGGFRSSELLKLLVNQLEPLTEQQLMGIYNLQQSSQQAEDALSQGMEALQQSLAETLANGNPGSSGSSGNVANYMGQMAMAMGKLGTLEGFLRQADNLRQQTLEQMHRILTTRQSARALLAIHDYFSRLRALSSLWLARPQE